The following nucleotide sequence is from Saccharothrix texasensis.
TCGGCCGTGCGGTGGGGGAACCGTTCGGCCGACGGCGGTCGGGCGTGCGTGGGCGCACCTGCAACGTCTCGGGGAGAGGTGCCGCGCGGGCCTGGGGGAGGTGGCCCCGCGGGCCTGACGTCCGGTGCGGCGTCCACGTGCCGACCAGCAGTAGAACGGGTGGTGACCTGCGGGTGTTCCCCGGACGGCCCGGGGGTGTCGGGGGTCACGGGGAGTGTCGGCGGGGCGGGTGGCGAGGGCGTTGCGGGCCGGTGTCTCAGGCGTCGCCGCGCAGCTCGGTCATCCGGGTCTCCGCGCCCGTCAGCTTGTCCCGCGCGGTCTCGGCCCGGCGTTTCGCCTTCGCCAGCCGGTTCGCCGCCTCCTGCTCCCCCTGCTGGGCCCGGCGCAGCTCGGCGCGCAGCGTGGCGGTGTGCTCCTCGCGCTCGGTCAGGGTCTGCTCGGCCTCGGTGACGGCCGCGTCGGCCTTGCGCACGTCCGCCTGCGCCGCGCTGATGTCGTCCCGCGCCCGCGCGAGGTCGCGTTCCCGTCGCTGCTCACGGCGCGGAGCCAGGTCGTCGCGCACCGGGGTCGCGGTCTCGCTCAACGGGCCGAAGCCGGACTGCTCCACCGGCTTGACCAGCCGGCCTGCCCGGATCCGCGCGCCGAGCACGGCGTCGGCGAGCGCCGCGGTCAACGTGGTCCGCACCTGCTGCACGGCGTCCGGCCCGAGCGGCTGGCCCGCGTGGCCGGCCAGCACCTCCACCCGGCGCACGAGCGCGCTCAGCACGGCCCGCCGGCGCGCGCTCAACTGCCGCAGCGCGCTTCCGCGCAGCTCCTCCTGCGCGGCACGCAGCTCGTCACCCAGAGCGAGCGCCTCGGCCAGGTCGGCGGCGTCCTCGCGGGCCAGCAGGTTCAGCGCCCACGCCGACGAGGTGGGCTTGCGCAGGGCCGTGACCTGCTTGGCCAACGCCTTGTCGCCGCGGTCGGCGGCCAGGCGGGCGTGGGCGTCCCTGGCCGCGACGAACTCCGCCGGCGGCAGTGCGTAGAGCTCGTCGGCTATCCGGTCGATCGGCGCGGTGTCCACGATGCCGACCAGTGTGCTCGCCATCGCGTTGATGTGCGATTTGTTACGGATTTCCCACGCTTCCGGATGGTTCACCGTTGACAGAGTTTGACATTCCGGCCGGTCGGCTCTTGACTGGAAGGGTCGCGCCCGTTCCGGTGTTCTGCGGCACTCTTCGCGCGTTCGCGCAATAGACCGTTCAGTCCAATGTGGACTTTTCTATTGGGCTGAACGTCCGATTGTTACCCGGGGGTCGGGGAGATGTGCTTGCGCCAATCTTTCCCCACGAAGGGTTTGCGCCGTGATCAACTCAGGAAGTCGGTGGAGACACCGCACCAGTGCGGCCTTGCTGGCCGCCGTGCTGGGCACCACTGGGTTCGGCTTCGCCGCCGGGTCGGCCGTCGCGCAAGAGGCGCCATCCGCGCCCGCGCCCGCCGACAAGCAGCTCGACAAGCAGGACCGGGAGCGCGTCGCCGAGGCCGAGCAGGCCGGTCAGGCGAACGTCACGCTCCTGGTCGCCGCCGAAGAGGGCAAGCTGGACACCGCCGCCAACGACCTCAAGGCCCTCGGTGGCGTGGTCGAGTCCACCGAGCGCGACGTCGACTACCTCAAGGTCTCGGTGCCCCGGGACAAGGCCGAGAAGGCCGCCAAGCTCGCGTCCGTGAACTCGGTGGACGTCGACGGCCTGGTCGTCCTGGACAACCCGCGCCCGGACGGCGCGACGGCCCCGCTGCCGCAGCCGGCGCCGGGCAAGTCGACGGCCAAGAAGAACCCGTACATGCCGACGCAGGACACCAAGGCGGCGCAGTTCACCGACGAGCACCCCAAGTGGGACGGCCGCGGCACGACGATCGCCATCATGGACTCCGGCATCGACCTGGACCACCCGGCGCTGGCGACCACCACGACCGGTGAGCGCAAGATCGTCGACTGGTACAACGCCAACGCCACGAACTCCGGCGACGGCACCTGGCTGCAGGTCTCGGGCCGCTACAACGGCGCGTTCACCGCGGGCGGGGCGTCCTACAAGGCGCCCGCGACCGGCGGTCCGTTCAGCTTCGGCCTGTTCCGCGAGACCGCGGGCGACCTGGCCGCGGCCAACAGCGAGACCGGCGGCGACATCAACCGCGACGGCGACCGCGTGGACGCCTTCGGCGTGCTGCAGGACATCACGACCAAGGAAGTCCGGGTCGACACCGACGGCGACGGTGACTTCACCGACCAGACCGCGATGATCGACTACAAGTACAAGAAGGACGTCGGCCACTTCGGCGCGGACAACCCGGCCACGCCGGTGCTGGACACCGTGGCGTTCGTGGTGCAGACGGACAAGTCGAACTACGACGCGGCCGGCACGGCGTGGGTCAACCTCGGCATCTCCGCCGCCGCGCACGGCTCGCACGTCGCGGGCATCACCTCGGCGAACAAGATGTTCGGCGGCAAGATGACCGGCGCCGCGCCCGGCGCGAAGCTGATGGCCGTCAAGGTCTGCCTGTCCACCCCGTCGTGCACCAACAGCGGTCTGATCGACGGCCTGCTGTACGCGGCGCGCAACGGCGCGGACGTCGTCAACATCTCCATCGGCGGCCTGCCGGCGCTCAACGACGGCAACAACGCGCGTGCGGAGCTCTACAACCGCACCATCGCCGAGTACAACGTGCAGGTGTTCATCTCCGCGGGCAACAGCGGCGCGGGCGCGAACACCGTCGGCGACCCGTCGGTGTCCACGGACGCGGTGAGCGTCGGCTCGTACATCACGGCGGACACCTGGCTGTCCAACTACGGCTCGAAGACCTCGCAGAAGGAGAGCCTGCACGGCTTCTCGTCGCGCGGTCCGCGTGAGGACGGCGGCTTCAAGCCGAACATCGTCGCGCCCGGCTCGGCGATCTCCACCGTGCCGCAGTGGCAGACGCCCGGCCCGGTGGCCGGCACCTACGAGCTGCCCGCCGGCTACGCCATGTTCAACGGCACGTCGATGGCCTCGCCGCAGGCGACCGGCGCCGCCGCGCTGCTGATCAGCGCGTACAAGGCCGAGCACAACGGCGAGCGCCCGCCCGTCGCGGCGCTGCGCAACGCGATCCAGTCCGGCGCCAAGTGGGTCTCCACCCTCCAGGCGTACGAGCAGGGCGCGGGTCTGTTCGACACCAAGCGCGCGTGGACGCAGCTCAACGCGCACCCGGAGACGCAGGCGGTCAGCACCTCGGTGACCGTGAACACCGCCCTGTCGGGCCTGCTCGCCACCCCCGACACGGGTGTCGGCATCCACGACCGCGAGGGCGTCGTCCTGGGCAAGGAGTACACCCGGACGTACACCCTGACCCGCACCACGGGCCCGAACCGCAACCAGCAGTTCATGGTCAACTGGCAGGGCAACGACGGCACGTTCTCGTCGAAGTCCCTGGTCAGCCTGCCGCTGAACACGCCGGTGAAGTTCGACGTCAAGGTCAAGCCGACCAAGGCGGGCGCGCACTCGGCCGTGCTCAAGCTCGACAACCCGGCCACCCGCGGCATCGACGTGTTCACCCTGAACACGGTGTTCGCGGCGGACGAGTTCACCGCGGCGGGCAAGTACGCGGTGACCAAGACCGGCACGATCGCGCGCAACCAGTCGAAGAGCTTCTTCGTGAACGTGCCCGCGGGCACGAGCGCGCTGAAGGTCGACATGGCGGCGGGCGGCACGGAGGCCGGCAAGGGCCAGGTCCGGTTCCTGCGCTACGACCCGTACGGCGTGCCGTTCGACACCACGACCTCGACCAACTGCTACAACCCCGACGCGGGCGCCGGCTGTGCCGGTGGCTCGCCGACCAGCCGCACGGTCAGCAACCCGCTGCCGGGCGTGTGGGAGATCGTGGTCGAGGCCCGGCGCACCTCCGACGCCGACGCCGCGCCGTACTCGGTGACCGCGTCCGTGCTGGGCACGACGGTCAGCCCGAACCCGGACACCATCGAGTCGGCCGTGATCGGCACGCCGATCAGCCGCGAGTACACGGTGACCAACTCGCTGGCCACGTTCACCGGCAAGCTCGTCGGCGGTTCGCTGTCCAGCGCCCGCATCGACCGGCCGACCATCGCGGACGCCGCGGTCCAGAACTACGACCTGACCGTGGCGCCGGGTTCGACGTCGCTGCGTGCGACGATCGGCAGGACCGGTGACGTCTCGGCCGACCTCGACCTGTTCGTCTACAACTGCTCGACCGGCACGTGCGTGCTGGCCGGTCAGTCGGCGGACGGCGACTCCGAGGAGTCGGTGACGATCAACAACCCCGCCGCCGGCGCGTGGCGGGTCACGGTCGACGGCTACGAGGTGCCCGCGGGCACCACGGAGTACGACTACATCGACCTGTTCGCCGCCGCCGGCCTCGGCTCGGTCGCGGTGACCGACGCCGACGCCGAGCGCACCGCCGGCGAGACCTGGACGGTCCCCGCCACGGTGACCGCCGGTGGCCAGGCCGGCGCCGGCCGGGTGCTGCGCGGTGAGCTGACCGTGCAGACCTCGGAAGGCGCGATCGTCGGCCGCGGCGCGGTGATCCTGCGGAACGTGGCCTGACGCCACCCGCTTGACGGACCTCAGGGCCACTCCCGCCTCGCGCGGGGGTGGCCCTGAGCCTTTTCGCCTTTGTTGCGCGGCGCGGTCGGGCTCCACGTCGTCCCGGTCGTTGTCGGTCCGGTGCACCCGGCCCTTCGACGTCGTGATGCGGCCGAGCCGCCGGTAGCCGTCGTGGGGTTCGCGCGCCGGGCCACGATGCCGCGGCCGGGCGTTGATCTTCTCCCACGCCTCCTGGATGCGGGGCAGCTGCTCCTTGCCCGCCGCCGGGGTGGGGTTCGGCACCACGGCGTTCAGGCGCCGCACGGGTGGTTGCCCGGTGATACCCCTGGCTGGTGGGGGGCTCGGCGCGACAGGGGAGGGCTACGAGCCGTCGCCGTCGCGCAGCGAGTGGATCATGCTCTGCAGGATCCGGAACGCGTCCGCCCGCTCGGCCCCGGTCAGCCCGGCCTGCATCCTGACCTCGACGGCCCGGACCGCCGCGGTCGCCTTCCCGAGGCTCCTCCGGCCGCGGGGCGTGAGCCGCGTGGGGAGGACCTTCCCGACGGGCGCCTCCGCGGGCCTGGTCACGTAGCCCTCCCGTTCCAGGGTCTGGAGCAGCACGTTCATCGACTGCCGCGTCACGAACGCGCCCCGCGCGAGCTCGGAGTTGGACAAGCCCGGTCGCTGGGCCAGCAGTTCGAGGCAGGCGTAGCGCGTCACGGTCATCCCGAGCGGCCTGAGCACCTCCTCCATGGCCGCGCGGAGGGCGCTCGACGCCTCTTTGAGCAGGTAGCCCAGTGACGTCTCCAGGTCGACGCCGACACCGTCTTGACTCATGTCAGCATTCTGACATAGGTTGCCTCGTGTCAGGATACTGACACAACACGAGGAGTGCCTCCATGCCCGTCACCGGCCCCGACTTCATCTCGCTCCAGGCGCGCGACCTCGACGCTTCGCGGGCGTTCTACGAGCGGTACCTCGGCCTCGTCCGCTCGCAGGCCGGACCCCCGCACGCGGTCGTCTTCGAGACGGAGCCGATCGCCTTCGCGCTCCGCGACGTCGTCCCCGGCACCGACCTCGCGTCCGCCGACCGGCCCGGCATCGGCGCCGCGATCTGGCTGCACGCCACCGACGTCCAGGCCATCCACGACGCTCTCGACGCCGACGGCCACACCATCGTCTCCGCGCCGGTCGACGGCCCCTTCGGCCGGACGTTCACCTTCGCCGACCCCGACGGCTACCACGTCACCCTCCACGACCGCGCCTGACGGGGCAGGGGTCAGGGGGTGGGGTCGCCGTTGGACAGCGGCTCGTCCACGTCGACCCGGCTGACGCCGTCGACGGACACGACCTGCTCGGCCAGCTCCACCGGGACGGTGACGCGCACGTAGCCGATGGTCGCGTCGGTGGCCTCCACGGTCCCGCCGAGCCGGTCGACGGCGCCGGCCACCTCGTCGGCCCGGCCGGGCTCGGTGGAGACGGTCAGCCCGACGCTGCGCGTGCCGTCACGCCTGGCCCGCTCCAGCGCGTCCTCGCCCTGCGGGCTGAGCCGGGCGGGCGGCACGGGCGACGACGTCACGCCGACCGACCCGCTGCCCGGGGGTCGCGTCCCGGGCGAACCGGTCTCCGCCGGCCGCTGCGCGCAGCCCGCCAGCACGAGCCCGGCCAGCGCCGTCGTCACCACGAGCTTTCGCATGCGTCCTCCTGCGGCGGATCCTGCCACCAGGACGGAACGGGAGGTCAACGCGGTTGCACGGGCTGCGCGGACGGTGCGGTCTGCTCGGGGCCGCTGAACGCCTGCACGCGCTCCTCGCCGTCCGCGCTCTCGCCGAACACCCGGTTGTCCGAGGAGCCGTTCGCCGCCGGCACGGGCGCGGTCGCGGCGGCGCGGGGCAGCTCGCGCACCCGGACCTGCGGCAGGGCGCCGGGGTGCCGGGCCCGCAGCCAGGCGACCAGGTGCTCGCGCGCCACGCACCGCAGGTCCCACAGCCGTCCGGCGTCCGACGCGCTCACCAGCGCGCGGACCCGCACGAACGACCCGACCGCGTCGGTCACCTGGAGCACGCACACCCGGCCGTCCCACAGGTCGCTCGTCTCCAGCGCGTGCCGCAGCTCCTGCCGCAGCTCCTCCACCGGCACGGTCCAGTCCAGGTCCAGCTCCACCGTGCCGAGCAGCGCCGACTGGGTCCGCGTCCAGTTCTCGAACGGCGTCTTGAGGAAGTAGGCGGTGGGCAGGATCAGGCGCCGGTCGTCCCACAGGTGCACGACCACGTAGGTGAGGGTGATGTCCTCGACGCGGCCCCACTGGCCCTCCACGACCACCACGTCGTCCAGCCGCAACGCGTCGCTGAACGCGATCTGCACGCCCGCGAACACGTTGCCCAGCAGCGACTGCGCGGCCAGGGCGGCGATCGCGCCGATGACACCGGCGGACGCCAGCAGGCTCGTGCCGGCCGCGCGGGCGGCGGGGAACGTCATCAGCACCGCCGCTGCCGCCAGCACGCTCACCACGACCACGGTGACGCGCCGGACCAGCGTGATCTGCGTGTGCACGCGGCGGGCGTGCCGGTTGTCCGACACGTCGACCCGGATGCGGGCCAGCGTCGCGTCCTCGATCACCACGAGCAGGGCGGCGAGCAGCCACGCCCCGGCGAGGATCAGCGCTATCCCGGTGACGTGCAGGGCGACCGGCCGCCAGTCGCCGTGCGCCGCGACGCCGAGGGAGAGCTGCACCGCCACCAGCGCCGCGACCGCCAGCGCGGGCCGGTGGGCGTGCCGCGCCAGCCCGGCGAACAGGGCGGACCGGCGGCCGATGCGGCGCACGACGCGGTGGACGAGGGTGACGGCGAGCAGCGCGACGAGCAGCGAGCCGGCGAACGTGACCACGGCTGCGAGCACGGGACGGGCACCTCCTCTGCGTGGGTACGTCCCCGGAGCCGTACCCACGAACGGAGTAGTTCAGCCGTGTTTCAACCGCGTTCGGCGTGATTGGGAGGTTCACCACAGCGACCGGCCACGGACTCCGCGGTCAGCGCGCCGAAACCGCCGTCGGCTACGGTGGCGTGGCTCTCACCAAGCTACGCAGGCGTAGGAAGCGCTCGGAGGCAACGGTGTTCGTGGAGTCCGAGGGCGCGCGGCTCGCCGTGTTCGAACAGGGCGACCGGTCCGCGCCGACCGTGGTCCTGGTGCACGGCTACCCCGACACGCACCGCGTGTGGGACGACGTCGTGGCGCTGCTGGCCGAGCGGTTCCACGTGGTCACCTACGACGTGCGCGGCGCTGGTGCGTCGTCCGCGCCGCGCGGGCTGGCCGCCTACCGGCTGCCGGTGCTGGCGCGGGACCTGTTCGCCGTGGTCGCGGCGGTCAGCCCGGACGCGCCGGTGCACGTCGTCGCGCACGACTGGGGGTCGATCCAGGCGTGGGAGGCGGTGACCACGCCCGGCGCGCCGATCGCCTCCTACACGTCGATCTCCGGCCCGTGCCTGGACCACGTCGGCCACTGGATGCGCCGCCGGCCGACCAGGCGGCACCTCGACCAGCTGCTGCACTCGTGGTACATCGGGATGTTCCACCTGCCGTTCGTGGCGCCCCTGCTGTGGCGGCACGTGATCGGCCCGCGCTGGCAGGCGATCGCGCACCGGCTGGAGGGCGTCACGCCGCACGTGTCGCCGACCATCGTGCGCGACGGCGTGCAGGGCATCGCGCTGTACCGGGCCAACTTCATCCCGCGGCTGCGGTCGCCCCGCGTGCGGCGGACCGACGTGCCGGTGCAGGTGGTGCAGCCGTCGCGGGACCGGTACGTGACCGCCGGGGTGACCGAGGACGTGGAGCGGTGGGCGTCGGACGTGCGGCGGCGGGTGGTCGACGCCGGCCACTGGGCGCCGATCACGCACGCCGACGCGGTGGCGCGCCTGGTCACCGACCACGTCACCGCGCACAGTCCGTCGTCCTGATCCGCGCGAGCGCCTCCCCGGCCCGCTGCCGGGCGAGGTTCCAGGAGCGCCAGTCGTCCGGCTCGACGTGGCGGAACCGCAAGGCGCACGCGCCCAGGTCCGCGGGCAGCGCGGCGAGGGCGGGCACGGCGTCGTCGGACAGCCGGGAGAGGTAGCGGACGTCGATCTTCCCGGTGGCGTGGTAGCGGTCGACGTTGCGCTCGGCGATGAACCGCTCCGGGTTCAGCGCGGCGAGCCCGACCAGCGCGACGAACCCGGTGCCGAAGACCGCGCGGGCCAGCCACCGGCCGTCCAGCCGCACGCCCGCCGCCAGGACCAGCAGGTAGACGACGCCGAGCCACACCTCGCAGGCGGCGACGAGGACCCGCAGCACGGTGAAGCCGTACGCCTGCTGGTAGAGCCACATGCGGGCGAGCGCGGAGGCGACGATCACCAGGGTGAGCACGCTGAGCGCGCCGAGCAGGCCGCGCAGCCAGCGGCGGTCGGTCGGTGAGTCGAGCCGGGCGAGGCGCGCGACGACCGCGATCACGCCGAGGGTGAGCACGGTGACGGCGAGCAGCTGCCAGAAGCCGCTGCGGGCGTAGTCGGCGTAGGTGAGGTCGGGGGTGACCATGACGTGCTGGTCGCCCGCGAACAGGGTCTTGAGCTGGACGGCCACGAACGCGGCGAAGAGCAGCACCAACGCGCCGACCGGCAGCACCCAGTCGCGCCGCGCGACCGTCCGGGGCAGGTCGCTCGTCTCGTCGGGTCGACGCGGCGAGACCAGCAGGTAGGCCGCGCCGACCGTGCCGAGGCCGACGGCCAGGAACAGCACGACCGGTTGCCCGGAGGACTCGTCGGGGGTGATCGAGCCGAGGAGGTCCGCGAACGCGGCGTCGGCCCCCGCGAGGAGCGGCACGAAGACCAGCAGGAGGGCGGCGGTCACCAGGACCGGGCGGGCCAGGCGGGGCGTGCCGCCCTCCTTGACGCCTCGGGCGACCCAGGGCAAGGCCCTGACCGCGGCGACCGGCACCGCGCCCGCGCCGATGAGGAGGCCACGCGCGGTCCGCCCCCCGGCGACCGCGAGCGAGCCGGTGGCGCAGCCGGCGACGGCGCAGAGCGCGAACAGCCAGCCGGCGGAGACGAACGCGCCGACGCCGAACAGCGCGACGGAGAGCACCGCCCAGCCGAGTTCGACCTTGCGCAGCAGGGCGAAGACGACGACCGCCGTCAGGGACCAACCGAGGCCGGGTTCGTCGAGGGGCAGCAGGGCCGCCGCCCCGATCCCGGCCGCCGCGCCGGTGAGCAGTACGCGGTTGGGTGTCATGTGGGTGTCGCCTCCAAGGCGTGCGCCATCGCCCCGCGGCACTGCGCGGTGGCGTGGCGGGTGGTGCGGATCGGTGGGTTCGCCGGCCCTCGGGCACGACGGGGGAAGGGCTCAGGGCCCGGAATCGTCGGTGGTGCGTGGTTGAATGAATTCAGGGTTCCCCTGGGCGGGGACCTCTGCGGGGCAGCGCTTTCCGGTCGCTCAGGCGTTCTCGGGGTGCCCGCCGTGGGTGCGGGACCCGGCCGGGGCGGGGGTCGGGGTCGGTGCGGGGCAGGTGGCCGGGAGGGTGGCCCGGATCCGGCAGCCCGGTCCGTCGACCACGGCGATGGTGCCGCCGTGCAGGTCCACGACCCAGCGCGCGATGTTGAGCCCCAGGCCCGTCCCGCCGCCGCCGGCGCGCTCACCGCGCGTGAAGCGCTCGAAGACCCGTTCCCGGTCCTGCGGCGCGATCCCCGGCCCGTCGTCGGCGACCTCCAGCACCAGCTCCGCGCCGACCGCGGCCGACACCCGCACCTCGCCGCCGGCCGGGCCGTGCCGGGCCGCGTTGTCCAGCAGGTTCGCGACCACCTGGGCCAGCCGCGCCTCGTCCGCGCACACCGTCGCCCCGGGCGGTGACACGGCCACGGTGAACCGCACCCCTCGAGCGGCCACCGAGGCCTCCGCCACCACGTCCGCCAGCAACGGCTCCAACGCGAACTCCGCCCGGTCCAGCTGGTGCGCCCCGGCGTCGATCCGCGACAGGTCGAGCAGCTCCGCCACCAGCCGGCCGAGCCGCTCGGTCTGCGCCAACGCCGTCCGCATGGTCGCCGCGTCCGGCTGCGCCACCCCGTCGACCACGTTCTCCAGCACGTTCTGCAACGCCGTGATCGGCGTGCGCAGCTCGTGCGACACGTTCGCGATCAGCTCCCGCCGCTGCTGGTCCGCCGCACCGAGGTCCGCCGCCATCTGGTTGAACGCACCGGCCAGCTCGCCGACCTCGTCCCGCGCCGTCGCGCGCACCCGCCTGCTGTAGTCGCCGGCCCGCATCGCCCGCACCGCCGCCGTCATGTCCCGCAACGGCCTGGTCATCCCGTGGGCCAGGATCTGCGACGTCACCAGCACGATCGCCACCGCGCCGAACGTCGTGCCCGGCGCCAGCCAGCCGATGCGCCACCGGAAGAACGCGAACCCCGCCGCCATCGCCGACACCAGCAGGATCCCGAGCTTCAGCTTGATCGACCGCACCGGGTCCAGCGGACGCGGCAGCAGCTCCACCGCCGTGTCGATCGCCGTCCGCAGGCTCACCGCGGCACCTCCAGCGCGTACCCGATCCCGTGCACGGTCCGGATCAGGTCCGTGCCCAACTTCCGGCGCAACGCCTTGATGTGGCTGTCCACGGTCCGCGTCCCCGTGCCGTCGGCCCACCCCCACACCTCGCTCAGCAGCCGCTCGCGCGACTGCACGGCCCGCGGCCGTTCGGCGAGGTGCACCAGCAGCTCGAACTCGGTCGGCGTCAGGTGCGCCTCCGCCCCGCCGCGCACCACCCGCCGCTCGGCCAGGTCGATCTCCAGGTCGGCCACGGTGATGCGGTGCGCCGCCGCCGACGCCGCCCGCTCCACCCGCCGCAGCAGCGCGTGCACCCGCGCCGCCAGCTCGCGGATCGAGAACGGCTTGGTCAGGTAGTCGTCCGCGCCGACCGCGAGGCCGACCAGCAGGTCCGTCTCGTCGCCCCGGGCGGTCAGCATCAGCACCGGCACGGGCCGCTCGGCCTGGATGCGCCGGCACACCTCCAGCCCGTCGAACCCGGGCAGCATGACGTCCAGCACGACCAGGTCGGGCCGCACGTCACGGGCACGGGAGACGGCCGACGGGCCGTCGTGCGCCAGCTCGACCTCGAACCCCTCCGCCCGCAGCCTCGCGGCCACGGACTCGGCGATGGTCAGGTCGTCCTCGACCACCAGAACCCGGCGTGTCATGCGGCCGACTCTATGTCCGAGCCGTGGAGGCGGGCGGTGTGACTTGTGAACGTCCTGTGGAGACCGCGCACCTCGGGGCCCGGGGCCGAACGAGCGAATCTGGGAGCGCTCCCAGTCGGGAGCTGCTTAGCTGGTGGACGGGCGGGACTTCGACGAGGAGGTCTGGTCGTGCGACGGACGTTGAGCGCCGCGTTGGCGCTCGTATCGGTGATCTCGGCGACGCCGGCGGCGGCAG
It contains:
- a CDS encoding DUF4153 domain-containing protein, giving the protein MTPNRVLLTGAAAGIGAAALLPLDEPGLGWSLTAVVVFALLRKVELGWAVLSVALFGVGAFVSAGWLFALCAVAGCATGSLAVAGGRTARGLLIGAGAVPVAAVRALPWVARGVKEGGTPRLARPVLVTAALLLVFVPLLAGADAAFADLLGSITPDESSGQPVVLFLAVGLGTVGAAYLLVSPRRPDETSDLPRTVARRDWVLPVGALVLLFAAFVAVQLKTLFAGDQHVMVTPDLTYADYARSGFWQLLAVTVLTLGVIAVVARLARLDSPTDRRWLRGLLGALSVLTLVIVASALARMWLYQQAYGFTVLRVLVAACEVWLGVVYLLVLAAGVRLDGRWLARAVFGTGFVALVGLAALNPERFIAERNVDRYHATGKIDVRYLSRLSDDAVPALAALPADLGACALRFRHVEPDDWRSWNLARQRAGEALARIRTTDCAR
- a CDS encoding mechanosensitive ion channel family protein; this encodes MLAAVVTFAGSLLVALLAVTLVHRVVRRIGRRSALFAGLARHAHRPALAVAALVAVQLSLGVAAHGDWRPVALHVTGIALILAGAWLLAALLVVIEDATLARIRVDVSDNRHARRVHTQITLVRRVTVVVVSVLAAAAVLMTFPAARAAGTSLLASAGVIGAIAALAAQSLLGNVFAGVQIAFSDALRLDDVVVVEGQWGRVEDITLTYVVVHLWDDRRLILPTAYFLKTPFENWTRTQSALLGTVELDLDWTVPVEELRQELRHALETSDLWDGRVCVLQVTDAVGSFVRVRALVSASDAGRLWDLRCVAREHLVAWLRARHPGALPQVRVRELPRAAATAPVPAANGSSDNRVFGESADGEERVQAFSGPEQTAPSAQPVQPR
- a CDS encoding MarR family winged helix-turn-helix transcriptional regulator, translated to MSQDGVGVDLETSLGYLLKEASSALRAAMEEVLRPLGMTVTRYACLELLAQRPGLSNSELARGAFVTRQSMNVLLQTLEREGYVTRPAEAPVGKVLPTRLTPRGRRSLGKATAAVRAVEVRMQAGLTGAERADAFRILQSMIHSLRDGDGS
- a CDS encoding sensor histidine kinase produces the protein MELLPRPLDPVRSIKLKLGILLVSAMAAGFAFFRWRIGWLAPGTTFGAVAIVLVTSQILAHGMTRPLRDMTAAVRAMRAGDYSRRVRATARDEVGELAGAFNQMAADLGAADQQRRELIANVSHELRTPITALQNVLENVVDGVAQPDAATMRTALAQTERLGRLVAELLDLSRIDAGAHQLDRAEFALEPLLADVVAEASVAARGVRFTVAVSPPGATVCADEARLAQVVANLLDNAARHGPAGGEVRVSAAVGAELVLEVADDGPGIAPQDRERVFERFTRGERAGGGGTGLGLNIARWVVDLHGGTIAVVDGPGCRIRATLPATCPAPTPTPAPAGSRTHGGHPENA
- a CDS encoding response regulator transcription factor, with the translated sequence MTRRVLVVEDDLTIAESVAARLRAEGFEVELAHDGPSAVSRARDVRPDLVVLDVMLPGFDGLEVCRRIQAERPVPVLMLTARGDETDLLVGLAVGADDYLTKPFSIRELAARVHALLRRVERAASAAAHRITVADLEIDLAERRVVRGGAEAHLTPTEFELLVHLAERPRAVQSRERLLSEVWGWADGTGTRTVDSHIKALRRKLGTDLIRTVHGIGYALEVPR
- a CDS encoding S8 family serine peptidase, whose translation is MINSGSRWRHRTSAALLAAVLGTTGFGFAAGSAVAQEAPSAPAPADKQLDKQDRERVAEAEQAGQANVTLLVAAEEGKLDTAANDLKALGGVVESTERDVDYLKVSVPRDKAEKAAKLASVNSVDVDGLVVLDNPRPDGATAPLPQPAPGKSTAKKNPYMPTQDTKAAQFTDEHPKWDGRGTTIAIMDSGIDLDHPALATTTTGERKIVDWYNANATNSGDGTWLQVSGRYNGAFTAGGASYKAPATGGPFSFGLFRETAGDLAAANSETGGDINRDGDRVDAFGVLQDITTKEVRVDTDGDGDFTDQTAMIDYKYKKDVGHFGADNPATPVLDTVAFVVQTDKSNYDAAGTAWVNLGISAAAHGSHVAGITSANKMFGGKMTGAAPGAKLMAVKVCLSTPSCTNSGLIDGLLYAARNGADVVNISIGGLPALNDGNNARAELYNRTIAEYNVQVFISAGNSGAGANTVGDPSVSTDAVSVGSYITADTWLSNYGSKTSQKESLHGFSSRGPREDGGFKPNIVAPGSAISTVPQWQTPGPVAGTYELPAGYAMFNGTSMASPQATGAAALLISAYKAEHNGERPPVAALRNAIQSGAKWVSTLQAYEQGAGLFDTKRAWTQLNAHPETQAVSTSVTVNTALSGLLATPDTGVGIHDREGVVLGKEYTRTYTLTRTTGPNRNQQFMVNWQGNDGTFSSKSLVSLPLNTPVKFDVKVKPTKAGAHSAVLKLDNPATRGIDVFTLNTVFAADEFTAAGKYAVTKTGTIARNQSKSFFVNVPAGTSALKVDMAAGGTEAGKGQVRFLRYDPYGVPFDTTTSTNCYNPDAGAGCAGGSPTSRTVSNPLPGVWEIVVEARRTSDADAAPYSVTASVLGTTVSPNPDTIESAVIGTPISREYTVTNSLATFTGKLVGGSLSSARIDRPTIADAAVQNYDLTVAPGSTSLRATIGRTGDVSADLDLFVYNCSTGTCVLAGQSADGDSEESVTINNPAAGAWRVTVDGYEVPAGTTEYDYIDLFAAAGLGSVAVTDADAERTAGETWTVPATVTAGGQAGAGRVLRGELTVQTSEGAIVGRGAVILRNVA
- a CDS encoding alpha/beta fold hydrolase — encoded protein: MFVESEGARLAVFEQGDRSAPTVVLVHGYPDTHRVWDDVVALLAERFHVVTYDVRGAGASSAPRGLAAYRLPVLARDLFAVVAAVSPDAPVHVVAHDWGSIQAWEAVTTPGAPIASYTSISGPCLDHVGHWMRRRPTRRHLDQLLHSWYIGMFHLPFVAPLLWRHVIGPRWQAIAHRLEGVTPHVSPTIVRDGVQGIALYRANFIPRLRSPRVRRTDVPVQVVQPSRDRYVTAGVTEDVERWASDVRRRVVDAGHWAPITHADAVARLVTDHVTAHSPSS
- a CDS encoding VOC family protein; this encodes MPVTGPDFISLQARDLDASRAFYERYLGLVRSQAGPPHAVVFETEPIAFALRDVVPGTDLASADRPGIGAAIWLHATDVQAIHDALDADGHTIVSAPVDGPFGRTFTFADPDGYHVTLHDRA